In Astatotilapia calliptera chromosome 16, fAstCal1.2, whole genome shotgun sequence, one genomic interval encodes:
- the LOC113007663 gene encoding Golgi reassembly-stacking protein 2 isoform X2 has product MMKPCYHRGMHLPLLLLFTIIIILMSGSPGKPKPQETRHDPSRLLTNHLTNQHRCQSHPDCRTRGSMGGSPSVEIPGGGKEGYHVLRVQENSPGRRAGLEPFFDFIISICDTRLNRDNDTLKELLKMNVEKPVKMLLYSSKTLAVRETTVTPSNMWGGQGLLGVSIRFCSFEGANENVWHVLEVEPNSPASLAGLRPHADYIIGVDTAMTESEDLFSLIETHEGKELKLYVYNTDADNCREVVITPNSDWGGEGSLGCGIGYGYLHRIPTLPFAEGKKISLPVQTHYEPPPSPKDGFTEVHLSAVVPTVPIAVSSSASTGLEQGLASLSVSSNPTSVLSSHTGVPAVPLHNQVPLSQTVPLSVSPAPTLPGVMPLPGGLSPFPNLPNLNVSLPDVSHALPPGVGIQPAGLPPLSAIYLPGAAPSATPPLSNFVSPPVFASTSPASTMLMNSFHAKTPNSPSVTTSGSINITMSADSS; this is encoded by the exons ATGATGAAACCCTGCTACCACAGAGGGATGCACCtcccgctcctcctcctcttcactatcatcatcatcctcatgaGCGGAAGTCCTGGGAAACCAAAGCCACAGGAAACGCGGCATGATCCGAGCCGCCTGCTAACTAATCACCTAACTAACCAGCACAGGTGTCAGTCCCACCCTGACTGTCGCACTCGGGGAAGCATGGGAGGCTCTCCGAGCGTCGAGATACCAGGTGGAGGCAAAGAGGGATACCACGTCCTCAGG GTGCAAGAGAATTCTCCCGGTCGCCGTGCGGGACTGGAGCCATTCTTTGATTTTATCATCTCAATCTGCGACACTCGGCTG AACAGGGACAATGACACCCTGAAAGAGCTGCTGAAGATGAACGTGGAGAAGCCCGTCAAGATGTTGTTGTATAGCAGCAAGACGCTGGCAGTGCGGGAGACGACGGTCACGCCCAGCAACATGTGGGGCGGCCAGGGGCTTCTGGGAGTCAGCATTCGCTTCTGCAGCTTCGAGGGAGCCAATGAAAATGTTTGGCATGTCTTG GAAGTGGAGCCGAATTCTCCTGCATCCCTGGCAGGTTTGAGGCCGCATGCAGACTACATTATAGGAGTGGACACCGCCATGACTGAG AGCGAAGATCTGTTTTCCCTCattgaaacacatgaagggaaGGAGCTAAAGCTCTACGTTTACAACACAGACGCAGACAACTGCCGCGAGGTGGTCATCACCCCAAACTCTGACTGGGGTGGAGAAGGCAG TCTAGGCTGTGGGATTGGCTACGGTTACCTGCACAGGATACCTACCCTGCCATTTGCTGAGGGTAAGAAGATCAGTTTACCAGTACAGACTCATTACGAACCACCTCCTTCACCAAAAGATGGCTTCACAGAG GTCCACCTCTCTGCCGTCGTTCCAACTGTTCCAATTGCTGTGTCGTCTTCTGCTTCGACGGGATTGGAGCAAGGTCTCGCTAGCTTGTCCGTCAGCTCAAACCCAACATCGGTCCTGAGCAGTCATACAG GAGTTCCTGCTGTCCCGCTGCACAACCAAGTACCCCTCTCACAAACTGTTCCACTGTCTGTCAGTCCTGCTCCAACGCTACCAG GCGTAATGCCCCTACCTGGAGGTCTTTCACCTTTTCCTAATCTACCAAACCTAAATGTCTCATTGCCAGATGTGAGTCATGCATTGCCACCGGGAGTTGGAATACAGCCCGCAG GTCTTCCACCTCTTTCAGCAATTTACCTGCCGGGTGCTGCCCCCAGTGCAACTCCTCCCCTATCCAACTTTGTTTCACCCCCAGTCTTTGCCAGTACTTCGCCTGCTTCCACTATGCTAATGAACAGTTTTCATGCCAAAACCCCCAACTCCCCATCAGTGACCACCTCTGGATCAATAAATATTACAATGTCTGCAGACTCATCTTAA
- the LOC113008005 gene encoding uncharacterized protein LOC113008005 isoform X1, whose translation MPSPTPTSQQFISSSTFQSQRNSNTNLNMTTPHSNTSVETWKSLSDHFFGTIVPQWQSLQFNPEYCNTELPSTLLKDMLKLCSMLEDAMDTTVEKGDPVSTQTDEACLHSVDTESPEKTKETGAKDSILKEISVDDHGDNEETETPGLEDSSDSKNLKLHLTAEESSLDKTSTADSEISLHRAPTPPNIYLNVFIGFSDSSEEEASVSSQMFLPQTLTAATVEPKKSFLKKNYSKDLDNIEASPLEKPVKKTLHRKPAGRLNESERALMSEQSMEKASAWQLRSDRVTAEISIIKESRVESS comes from the exons ATGCCTAGTCCAACTCCAACCAGCCAACAATTTATTTCCTCTTCTACATTTCAGAGTCAGAGAAATAGTAATACAAACTTAAACATGACAACTCCACACAGTAACACCTCAGTGGAAACATGGAAGTCCTTAAGTGACCACTTTTTTGGTACAATTGTACCACAGTGGCAATCTCTGCAGTTCAACCCAGAGTACTGCAACACTGAGCTGCCTTCCACTTTGCTGAAAGACATGTTGAAACTTTGTTCCATGTTAGAGGACGCAATGGACACAACCGTGGAGAAGGGAGATCCAGTGTCCACGCAGACTGATGAGGCCTGTCTTCACTCAGTGGACACAGAGTCCcctgagaaaacaaaagaaacaggaGCAAAGGACAGCATCCTGAAAGAAATTTCTGTAGATGACCACGGTGataatgaagaaacagaaaCTCCAGGACTGGAGGACTCTTCAGACTCAAAAAACCTCAAGCTGCATTTGACTGCAGAGGAGAGCAGTCTTGATAAAACATCCACAGCTGACAGTGAAATATCACTGCATCGTGCACCAACGCCACCTAACATAtatctaaatgtttttattggttttagtGATTCATCTGAGGAAGAAGCGTCTGTGTCGTCCCAGATGTTTCTTCCTCAAACCCTCACCGCAGCCACAGTGGAACCGAAGAAgagctttttgaagaaaaactaCTCAAAAGACTTGGACAACATAGAAGCTTCCCCCCTGGAAAAGCCTGTGAAGAAAACACTACATAG GAAACCTGCAGGTAGACTCAATGAGTCTGAAAGAGCGCTTATGTCTGAGCAAAGTATGGAGAAGGCGAGTGCGTGGCAACTGAGATCAGACAGAGTCACCGCTGAAATCTCAATTATTAAAGAATCCAGAGTGGAGAGCAGCTGA
- the LOC113008005 gene encoding uncharacterized protein LOC113008005 isoform X2: MPSPTPTSQQFISSSTFQSQRNSNTNLNMTTPHSNTSVETWKSLSDHFFGTIVPQWQSLQFNPEYCNTELPSTLLKDMLKLCSMLEDAMDTTVEKGDPVSTQTDEACLHSVDTESPEKTKETGAKDSILKEISVDDHGDNEETETPGLEDSSDSKNLKLHLTAEESSLDKTSTADSEISLHRAPTPPNIYLNVFIGFSDSSEEEASVSSQMFLPQTLTAATVEPKKSFLKKNYSKDLDNIEASPLEKPVKKTLHSW; this comes from the exons ATGCCTAGTCCAACTCCAACCAGCCAACAATTTATTTCCTCTTCTACATTTCAGAGTCAGAGAAATAGTAATACAAACTTAAACATGACAACTCCACACAGTAACACCTCAGTGGAAACATGGAAGTCCTTAAGTGACCACTTTTTTGGTACAATTGTACCACAGTGGCAATCTCTGCAGTTCAACCCAGAGTACTGCAACACTGAGCTGCCTTCCACTTTGCTGAAAGACATGTTGAAACTTTGTTCCATGTTAGAGGACGCAATGGACACAACCGTGGAGAAGGGAGATCCAGTGTCCACGCAGACTGATGAGGCCTGTCTTCACTCAGTGGACACAGAGTCCcctgagaaaacaaaagaaacaggaGCAAAGGACAGCATCCTGAAAGAAATTTCTGTAGATGACCACGGTGataatgaagaaacagaaaCTCCAGGACTGGAGGACTCTTCAGACTCAAAAAACCTCAAGCTGCATTTGACTGCAGAGGAGAGCAGTCTTGATAAAACATCCACAGCTGACAGTGAAATATCACTGCATCGTGCACCAACGCCACCTAACATAtatctaaatgtttttattggttttagtGATTCATCTGAGGAAGAAGCGTCTGTGTCGTCCCAGATGTTTCTTCCTCAAACCCTCACCGCAGCCACAGTGGAACCGAAGAAgagctttttgaagaaaaactaCTCAAAAGACTTGGACAACATAGAAGCTTCCCCCCTGGAAAAGCCTGTGAAGAAAACACTACATAG TTGGTAG
- the LOC113007663 gene encoding Golgi reassembly-stacking protein 2 isoform X1, producing MHLPLLLLFTIIIILMSGSPGKPKPQETRHDPSRLLTNHLTNQHRCQSHPDCRTRGSMGGSPSVEIPGGGKEGYHVLRVQENSPGRRAGLEPFFDFIISICDTRLNRDNDTLKELLKMNVEKPVKMLLYSSKTLAVRETTVTPSNMWGGQGLLGVSIRFCSFEGANENVWHVLEVEPNSPASLAGLRPHADYIIGVDTAMTEQSEDLFSLIETHEGKELKLYVYNTDADNCREVVITPNSDWGGEGSLGCGIGYGYLHRIPTLPFAEGKKISLPVQTHYEPPPSPKDGFTEVHLSAVVPTVPIAVSSSASTGLEQGLASLSVSSNPTSVLSSHTGVPAVPLHNQVPLSQTVPLSVSPAPTLPGVMPLPGGLSPFPNLPNLNVSLPDVSHALPPGVGIQPAGLPPLSAIYLPGAAPSATPPLSNFVSPPVFASTSPASTMLMNSFHAKTPNSPSVTTSGSINITMSADSS from the exons ATGCACCtcccgctcctcctcctcttcactatcatcatcatcctcatgaGCGGAAGTCCTGGGAAACCAAAGCCACAGGAAACGCGGCATGATCCGAGCCGCCTGCTAACTAATCACCTAACTAACCAGCACAGGTGTCAGTCCCACCCTGACTGTCGCACTCGGGGAAGCATGGGAGGCTCTCCGAGCGTCGAGATACCAGGTGGAGGCAAAGAGGGATACCACGTCCTCAGG GTGCAAGAGAATTCTCCCGGTCGCCGTGCGGGACTGGAGCCATTCTTTGATTTTATCATCTCAATCTGCGACACTCGGCTG AACAGGGACAATGACACCCTGAAAGAGCTGCTGAAGATGAACGTGGAGAAGCCCGTCAAGATGTTGTTGTATAGCAGCAAGACGCTGGCAGTGCGGGAGACGACGGTCACGCCCAGCAACATGTGGGGCGGCCAGGGGCTTCTGGGAGTCAGCATTCGCTTCTGCAGCTTCGAGGGAGCCAATGAAAATGTTTGGCATGTCTTG GAAGTGGAGCCGAATTCTCCTGCATCCCTGGCAGGTTTGAGGCCGCATGCAGACTACATTATAGGAGTGGACACCGCCATGACTGAG cAGAGCGAAGATCTGTTTTCCCTCattgaaacacatgaagggaaGGAGCTAAAGCTCTACGTTTACAACACAGACGCAGACAACTGCCGCGAGGTGGTCATCACCCCAAACTCTGACTGGGGTGGAGAAGGCAG TCTAGGCTGTGGGATTGGCTACGGTTACCTGCACAGGATACCTACCCTGCCATTTGCTGAGGGTAAGAAGATCAGTTTACCAGTACAGACTCATTACGAACCACCTCCTTCACCAAAAGATGGCTTCACAGAG GTCCACCTCTCTGCCGTCGTTCCAACTGTTCCAATTGCTGTGTCGTCTTCTGCTTCGACGGGATTGGAGCAAGGTCTCGCTAGCTTGTCCGTCAGCTCAAACCCAACATCGGTCCTGAGCAGTCATACAG GAGTTCCTGCTGTCCCGCTGCACAACCAAGTACCCCTCTCACAAACTGTTCCACTGTCTGTCAGTCCTGCTCCAACGCTACCAG GCGTAATGCCCCTACCTGGAGGTCTTTCACCTTTTCCTAATCTACCAAACCTAAATGTCTCATTGCCAGATGTGAGTCATGCATTGCCACCGGGAGTTGGAATACAGCCCGCAG GTCTTCCACCTCTTTCAGCAATTTACCTGCCGGGTGCTGCCCCCAGTGCAACTCCTCCCCTATCCAACTTTGTTTCACCCCCAGTCTTTGCCAGTACTTCGCCTGCTTCCACTATGCTAATGAACAGTTTTCATGCCAAAACCCCCAACTCCCCATCAGTGACCACCTCTGGATCAATAAATATTACAATGTCTGCAGACTCATCTTAA